Proteins from a genomic interval of Bombus affinis isolate iyBomAffi1 chromosome 16, iyBomAffi1.2, whole genome shotgun sequence:
- the LOC126925788 gene encoding uncharacterized protein LOC126925788 isoform X1, translating to MHVSKEIIIAVLAIQMVSSESEGLPGILGGIENVANSATTFLSGLLQRQKELIHRVTDTASNYINTAVETPRNLLINATKLTTGYIDSAASKGLELKIRRFIDKLRTRMPYGIPELGIPPLEPYRLDELDIHVDNLDIGNISIVLEDIVLYNLSTFVINKAKLSLIGPTFAANISIPEIYAEGLYNISGVLGNTVDLKGAGSFKANVYDFQLYVNSLLGFHKGVYLKTFDMDFSLRSIDINLGNFMDDDELSDVMNKVFKELTPKVIEVIKPDILPGIQSYVGSKINETVHQITLKDIISVLGNNEIREFTHIIAV from the exons ATGCACGTGTCTAAGGAAATTATTATTGCGGTGCTGGCCATTCAAATGGTTTCCTCTGAATCAGAAGGTCTTCCAGGAATTTTGGGAGGAATTGAAAATGTCGCCAACAGTGCTACTACTTTTC TGTCAGGACTTTTGCAACGACAGAAAGAATTGATACACCGCGTTACGGACACGGCCTCTAATTACA TTAACACCGCGGTGGAGACGCCGAGGAATCTTCTCATCAACGCGACTAAACTCACCACTGGTTACA TTGACAGCGCAGCCTCGAAGGGTCTGGAGTTGAAAATTCGAAGGTTCATAGACAAACTTCGTACCAGAATGCCCTATGGGATACCAGAACTTGGAATCCCACCTTTGGAACCGTATCGTCTTGATGAACTGGACATACATGTAGACAATTTGGACATAGGGAA CATATCCATCGTTTTGGAGGATATCGTGCTATACAACTTGTCGACCTTCGTGATCAACAAGGCGAAACTATCCTTGATCGGACCAACATTTGCGGCGAATATTTCTATTCCGGAAATATACGCGGAGGGCCTTTACAATATATCCGGAGTCCTGGGAAACACAGTCGATTTGAAAGGTGCTGGGTCTTTCAAAGCAAATGTATATGATTTCCAACTGTATGTGAACAGCTTATTGGGATTCCACAAAGGAGTGTACTTGAAGACCTTTGACATGGACTTTTCATTGAGATCCATCGATATCAATTTGGGAAATTTCATGGATGATGATGAATTGTCCGACGTCATGAACAAG GTCTTTAAGGAGTTAACACCAAAGGTCATAGAAGTTATCAAGCCGGACATACTTCCGGGTATCCAGAGTTATGTAGGTAGCAAAATTAACGAGACCGTCCATCAAATTACCCTGAAGGACATAATTAGTGTGCTGGGCAATAACGAAATCCGAGAATTTACGCATATTATTGCGGTGTAA
- the LOC126925788 gene encoding uncharacterized protein LOC126925788 isoform X2, with translation MHVSKEIIIAVLAIQMVSSESEGLPGILGGIENVANSATTFLNTAVETPRNLLINATKLTTGYIDSAASKGLELKIRRFIDKLRTRMPYGIPELGIPPLEPYRLDELDIHVDNLDIGNISIVLEDIVLYNLSTFVINKAKLSLIGPTFAANISIPEIYAEGLYNISGVLGNTVDLKGAGSFKANVYDFQLYVNSLLGFHKGVYLKTFDMDFSLRSIDINLGNFMDDDELSDVMNKVFKELTPKVIEVIKPDILPGIQSYVGSKINETVHQITLKDIISVLGNNEIREFTHIIAV, from the exons ATGCACGTGTCTAAGGAAATTATTATTGCGGTGCTGGCCATTCAAATGGTTTCCTCTGAATCAGAAGGTCTTCCAGGAATTTTGGGAGGAATTGAAAATGTCGCCAACAGTGCTACTACTTTTC TTAACACCGCGGTGGAGACGCCGAGGAATCTTCTCATCAACGCGACTAAACTCACCACTGGTTACA TTGACAGCGCAGCCTCGAAGGGTCTGGAGTTGAAAATTCGAAGGTTCATAGACAAACTTCGTACCAGAATGCCCTATGGGATACCAGAACTTGGAATCCCACCTTTGGAACCGTATCGTCTTGATGAACTGGACATACATGTAGACAATTTGGACATAGGGAA CATATCCATCGTTTTGGAGGATATCGTGCTATACAACTTGTCGACCTTCGTGATCAACAAGGCGAAACTATCCTTGATCGGACCAACATTTGCGGCGAATATTTCTATTCCGGAAATATACGCGGAGGGCCTTTACAATATATCCGGAGTCCTGGGAAACACAGTCGATTTGAAAGGTGCTGGGTCTTTCAAAGCAAATGTATATGATTTCCAACTGTATGTGAACAGCTTATTGGGATTCCACAAAGGAGTGTACTTGAAGACCTTTGACATGGACTTTTCATTGAGATCCATCGATATCAATTTGGGAAATTTCATGGATGATGATGAATTGTCCGACGTCATGAACAAG GTCTTTAAGGAGTTAACACCAAAGGTCATAGAAGTTATCAAGCCGGACATACTTCCGGGTATCCAGAGTTATGTAGGTAGCAAAATTAACGAGACCGTCCATCAAATTACCCTGAAGGACATAATTAGTGTGCTGGGCAATAACGAAATCCGAGAATTTACGCATATTATTGCGGTGTAA
- the LOC126925788 gene encoding uncharacterized protein LOC126925788 isoform X3 produces MSPTVLLLFLTPRWRRRGIFSSTRLNSPLVTSTLIEQRTVDSAASKGLELKIRRFIDKLRTRMPYGIPELGIPPLEPYRLDELDIHVDNLDIGNISIVLEDIVLYNLSTFVINKAKLSLIGPTFAANISIPEIYAEGLYNISGVLGNTVDLKGAGSFKANVYDFQLYVNSLLGFHKGVYLKTFDMDFSLRSIDINLGNFMDDDELSDVMNKVFKELTPKVIEVIKPDILPGIQSYVGSKINETVHQITLKDIISVLGNNEIREFTHIIAV; encoded by the exons ATGTCGCCAACAGTGCTACTACTTTTC TTAACACCGCGGTGGAGACGCCGAGGAATCTTCTCATCAACGCGACTAAACTCACCACTGGTTACA TCGACACTAATTGAGCAAAGGACAGTTGACAGCGCAGCCTCGAAGGGTCTGGAGTTGAAAATTCGAAGGTTCATAGACAAACTTCGTACCAGAATGCCCTATGGGATACCAGAACTTGGAATCCCACCTTTGGAACCGTATCGTCTTGATGAACTGGACATACATGTAGACAATTTGGACATAGGGAA CATATCCATCGTTTTGGAGGATATCGTGCTATACAACTTGTCGACCTTCGTGATCAACAAGGCGAAACTATCCTTGATCGGACCAACATTTGCGGCGAATATTTCTATTCCGGAAATATACGCGGAGGGCCTTTACAATATATCCGGAGTCCTGGGAAACACAGTCGATTTGAAAGGTGCTGGGTCTTTCAAAGCAAATGTATATGATTTCCAACTGTATGTGAACAGCTTATTGGGATTCCACAAAGGAGTGTACTTGAAGACCTTTGACATGGACTTTTCATTGAGATCCATCGATATCAATTTGGGAAATTTCATGGATGATGATGAATTGTCCGACGTCATGAACAAG GTCTTTAAGGAGTTAACACCAAAGGTCATAGAAGTTATCAAGCCGGACATACTTCCGGGTATCCAGAGTTATGTAGGTAGCAAAATTAACGAGACCGTCCATCAAATTACCCTGAAGGACATAATTAGTGTGCTGGGCAATAACGAAATCCGAGAATTTACGCATATTATTGCGGTGTAA
- the LOC126925788 gene encoding uncharacterized protein LOC126925788 isoform X4, which yields MTISAILTPRWRRRGIFSSTRLNSPLVTSTLIEQRTVDSAASKGLELKIRRFIDKLRTRMPYGIPELGIPPLEPYRLDELDIHVDNLDIGNISIVLEDIVLYNLSTFVINKAKLSLIGPTFAANISIPEIYAEGLYNISGVLGNTVDLKGAGSFKANVYDFQLYVNSLLGFHKGVYLKTFDMDFSLRSIDINLGNFMDDDELSDVMNKVFKELTPKVIEVIKPDILPGIQSYVGSKINETVHQITLKDIISVLGNNEIREFTHIIAV from the exons ATGACTATCAGTGCTATT TTAACACCGCGGTGGAGACGCCGAGGAATCTTCTCATCAACGCGACTAAACTCACCACTGGTTACA TCGACACTAATTGAGCAAAGGACAGTTGACAGCGCAGCCTCGAAGGGTCTGGAGTTGAAAATTCGAAGGTTCATAGACAAACTTCGTACCAGAATGCCCTATGGGATACCAGAACTTGGAATCCCACCTTTGGAACCGTATCGTCTTGATGAACTGGACATACATGTAGACAATTTGGACATAGGGAA CATATCCATCGTTTTGGAGGATATCGTGCTATACAACTTGTCGACCTTCGTGATCAACAAGGCGAAACTATCCTTGATCGGACCAACATTTGCGGCGAATATTTCTATTCCGGAAATATACGCGGAGGGCCTTTACAATATATCCGGAGTCCTGGGAAACACAGTCGATTTGAAAGGTGCTGGGTCTTTCAAAGCAAATGTATATGATTTCCAACTGTATGTGAACAGCTTATTGGGATTCCACAAAGGAGTGTACTTGAAGACCTTTGACATGGACTTTTCATTGAGATCCATCGATATCAATTTGGGAAATTTCATGGATGATGATGAATTGTCCGACGTCATGAACAAG GTCTTTAAGGAGTTAACACCAAAGGTCATAGAAGTTATCAAGCCGGACATACTTCCGGGTATCCAGAGTTATGTAGGTAGCAAAATTAACGAGACCGTCCATCAAATTACCCTGAAGGACATAATTAGTGTGCTGGGCAATAACGAAATCCGAGAATTTACGCATATTATTGCGGTGTAA